The following proteins are encoded in a genomic region of Thiomonas sp. X19:
- a CDS encoding NADH-quinone oxidoreductase subunit NuoF — MNQLVKVFVPCDSAALAVGADAVAHALRTECARRGHPIALVRNGSRGMFWLEPLVEVDTPQGRVAYGPVTPDDVPQLLDAGLLHGGPHALAHGLTEQIPYLARQERLTFCRMGATDPRSLADYAAHGGWDGLKRALAMDGAAIVEHITHAGLRGRGGAAFPAGIKWKTVLHAQAAQKYVVCNADEGDSGTFSDRMVMEGDPYMLIEGMAIAALAVGATRGYVYIRSEYPHAVATMVEAITRAGAAGILGDSVCGSGHAFHLEVRKAAGSYVCGEETAMLESIEGRRGVVRAKPPLPAIAGLFGQPTVINNVITLASVPVILARGAEAYRDFGLGRSHGTLPFQLAGNVRHGGLVEKAFGLTLRELLVDFGGGTASGRPIKAVQVGGPLGAYIPASQWDVPLDYEAYAAIGAVLGHGGIVVHDDTADLSRLARYAMEFCAIESCGKCTPCRIGSTRGVEVIDKIRNNQNRAQQVHLLRDLCDTMLHGSLCAMGGMTPYPVLSALNHYPQDFGVEAPDQQAA, encoded by the coding sequence ATGAACCAACTCGTGAAAGTCTTCGTACCGTGCGATTCCGCTGCCCTTGCCGTCGGGGCCGACGCGGTCGCGCACGCGCTGCGGACGGAATGCGCCAGGCGCGGTCACCCCATCGCGCTGGTGCGCAATGGTTCGCGCGGCATGTTCTGGCTGGAGCCCCTGGTCGAGGTGGACACGCCGCAAGGTCGCGTCGCCTATGGGCCGGTGACGCCCGACGACGTTCCGCAACTGCTGGACGCGGGCCTGCTGCACGGCGGGCCTCACGCGCTGGCACATGGGCTGACCGAACAGATCCCATACCTGGCCCGCCAGGAACGGCTGACTTTCTGCCGCATGGGTGCGACCGATCCACGGTCGCTTGCCGATTACGCGGCGCATGGAGGTTGGGACGGGCTGAAGCGCGCACTGGCCATGGACGGCGCCGCCATCGTCGAGCACATCACGCATGCGGGCCTGCGCGGCCGGGGCGGCGCCGCGTTTCCTGCGGGCATCAAGTGGAAAACAGTGCTGCATGCGCAGGCGGCGCAGAAATATGTGGTCTGCAATGCCGACGAAGGCGATTCCGGCACCTTCTCCGACCGCATGGTGATGGAAGGCGACCCGTACATGCTGATCGAAGGCATGGCGATTGCCGCTCTCGCGGTGGGCGCCACGCGAGGCTATGTGTACATACGCTCCGAATACCCGCACGCCGTCGCCACGATGGTCGAGGCCATCACCCGCGCCGGTGCGGCGGGCATTCTCGGCGACAGCGTCTGCGGCTCGGGCCACGCGTTTCACCTGGAGGTGCGCAAGGCCGCGGGGTCCTACGTCTGCGGCGAGGAAACCGCGATGCTGGAGAGCATCGAGGGCAGGCGCGGCGTCGTCCGGGCCAAACCGCCACTGCCGGCCATCGCCGGCCTTTTCGGTCAGCCCACGGTGATCAACAACGTCATCACGCTGGCCAGCGTGCCCGTCATCCTCGCGCGAGGCGCCGAGGCCTATCGCGATTTCGGCCTGGGCCGCTCGCACGGCACGCTGCCCTTCCAACTTGCCGGCAACGTCAGGCACGGGGGCCTGGTCGAGAAGGCCTTCGGCCTGACGCTGCGCGAGCTGCTGGTCGATTTCGGCGGCGGGACGGCTTCGGGACGGCCGATCAAGGCCGTGCAGGTCGGCGGCCCGCTGGGTGCTTACATTCCCGCGTCGCAATGGGATGTGCCGCTGGACTACGAGGCCTACGCGGCGATCGGCGCGGTGCTGGGGCATGGGGGCATCGTGGTGCACGACGATACGGCCGATCTGAGCCGGCTCGCGCGCTACGCCATGGAGTTCTGCGCCATCGAGTCGTGCGGCAAATGCACCCCGTGCCGCATCGGCTCGACGCGCGGCGTCGAGGTGATCGACAAGATACGGAACAACCAGAACCGCGCGCAGCAGGTGCACCTGCTGCGCGATCTGTGCGACACCATGCTGCACGGCAGCCTGTGCGCCATGGGCGGCATGACGCCGTATCCGGTGCTGTCGGCACTCAACCACTACCCGCAGGACTTCGGTGTCGAAGCGCCGGATCAGCAGGCCGCTTGA
- a CDS encoding SDR family oxidoreductase, with translation MDHFVRADLSDPASIAHAAAAVGGGIDALCNIAGLPPTRSAAAVLRVNFLGLRVFTEVEKYCEARHVDDARSYFLSKETLIVWTMLNRWTWRDRGIRMNCVSHSPVQTPILADCIQTLGARAEEDMKVMDRSGTPEDIAPLVAFLCSSQSAWIRGTNRGTNIFPATVACMPMCSRTCTDSNSSSLNRAWSFGSLCGRVGPRWPTLRDSCSARGSNTVVGRWGLGNGLHGLPFHARRGERGATPCAPALHRLFVFGF, from the coding sequence GTGGATCACTTTGTGCGGGCCGATTTGTCCGACCCCGCTTCCATCGCGCATGCCGCGGCCGCAGTGGGTGGTGGGATCGACGCGCTCTGCAACATCGCGGGACTGCCACCCACGCGCAGTGCCGCAGCGGTCCTGCGTGTCAACTTCCTGGGGTTGCGTGTTTTCACCGAGGTCGAGAAATACTGCGAGGCCCGCCATGTCGACGATGCACGCAGCTATTTCTTGTCCAAGGAGACGCTGATCGTCTGGACCATGCTGAATCGCTGGACGTGGCGTGATCGCGGCATCCGGATGAATTGCGTTAGCCATAGCCCGGTTCAGACCCCGATTCTTGCCGATTGCATTCAAACCCTGGGCGCACGCGCCGAGGAAGACATGAAGGTCATGGATCGCTCAGGGACACCCGAGGACATCGCGCCTCTGGTGGCTTTTCTCTGCTCGTCGCAGAGCGCCTGGATTCGCGGCACCAATCGGGGCACCAATATTTTCCCTGCGACGGTGGCATGTATGCCCATGTGCTCACGCACATGCACGGATTCGAATAGCTCGTCGCTGAACCGCGCCTGGAGTTTCGGCAGCCTGTGTGGCAGAGTCGGACCGCGATGGCCGACTCTGCGGGACTCCTGTTCGGCACGGGGCTCGAACACTGTCGTTGGACGGTGGGGGCTTGGAAACGGCCTTCATGGGTTGCCGTTTCATGCACGCCGGGGCGAGCGGGGAGCGACCCCGTGCGCACCAGCGCTTCATCGATTGTTCGTTTTCGGTTTTTGA
- a CDS encoding aldehyde dehydrogenase family protein has protein sequence MLIAGHNMSRRPVGPCSIAAAPLAAADAAAKAFPAWAAIGPGERRAMLMKAAQSLAAKSKAFANAVAAETGGSVLWAGFNVHLASAGVWQQAVLKGSELCPATHGLIVEALHDAGLPAGVVNFVTNAPADAAEVVEAMIAQPDLHVGRAHHRRREHR, from the coding sequence ATGCTGATTGCCGGGCACAACATGTCCAGGCGGCCAGTGGGGCCGTGTTCGATCGCCGCAGCCCCCTTGGCGGCGGCCGATGCGGCCGCGAAGGCCTTCCCCGCCTGGGCCGCAATCGGCCCGGGGGAGCGTCGCGCCATGCTGATGAAGGCCGCGCAGTCGCTCGCGGCGAAGTCCAAGGCATTCGCGAATGCCGTTGCCGCAGAAACGGGGGGATCCGTCTTGTGGGCGGGTTTCAACGTTCACCTCGCCTCCGCTGGCGTGTGGCAACAGGCCGTTCTCAAGGGCTCGGAACTCTGCCCGGCAACCCATGGTTTGATCGTCGAGGCGCTGCACGATGCGGGCCTGCCAGCGGGTGTGGTGAATTTTGTCACCAACGCGCCGGCTGACGCCGCCGAGGTCGTGGAGGCCATGATTGCCCAGCCAGATCTGCATGTCGGCCGCGCGCATCATCGTCGACGAGAGCATCGCTGA
- a CDS encoding aldehyde dehydrogenase family protein: MNVATRLESGICHVNGPTVHDEAQMPFGGVKGSGYGRFGGKAGAHEFTEPRWISVQTPPRHDPF, encoded by the coding sequence ATGAACGTGGCCACGCGCCTCGAATCCGGGATCTGCCATGTCAACGGGCCGACCGTCCACGATGAGGCGCAGATGCCCTTCGGTGGCGTCAAGGGCAGCGGATATGGCCGATTCGGCGGCAAGGCCGGTGCGCACGAATTCACCGAACCGCGCTGGATCAGCGTGCAGACGCCGCCGCGCCATGACCCGTTCTGA
- a CDS encoding substrate-binding domain-containing protein — MHKVSIHPQWTIKQADGQMLSPKLLALLVQVHEHGSLSAACRQTGASYRHAWELVRSGEAMFGAPLLNMVRGKGSKLTALGETLVWADRRIAARLNPALASLSSELEVEIGRVVTSNPAPLRVHASHGFAVEKLLDALVLQQHVPVECKYVGSLEAVASLHDGGCDLAGFHVPIGDFEGRILEDYARWFDPRTCRVICTVVRRQGLIVAAGNPRKIYDVRDLSRPDVRFINRQRGSGTRLLLECLLAQAGIDSGAIHGFEHGEYTHAAVAAYVASGMADVGLGVETPARQFKLDFIPIASERYFLLCHADALDQPQLKTLLDILRSQDFRDSVNRLPGYSFADSGAIQTLSQAFPGRKFSQKPKTNNR, encoded by the coding sequence ATGCACAAGGTTTCCATCCACCCTCAGTGGACGATCAAGCAGGCGGATGGCCAGATGCTGTCACCAAAGCTGCTCGCACTCCTGGTTCAAGTTCATGAACATGGCAGCCTTTCGGCCGCATGTCGGCAAACAGGCGCCTCCTACCGGCATGCGTGGGAGCTGGTGCGCTCGGGCGAAGCGATGTTCGGCGCTCCGTTACTCAACATGGTGCGCGGCAAAGGCTCCAAACTGACGGCGCTGGGTGAAACGCTGGTCTGGGCTGACCGCCGCATTGCTGCGCGCCTGAACCCGGCGTTGGCTTCGCTGTCCTCCGAACTGGAGGTGGAGATTGGGCGCGTCGTCACCTCCAACCCAGCCCCTTTGCGCGTGCATGCCAGCCATGGATTCGCCGTGGAAAAACTGCTGGATGCCTTGGTGCTGCAACAACATGTGCCCGTGGAATGCAAATACGTGGGCAGCCTCGAAGCTGTGGCCTCCCTGCATGATGGTGGCTGTGATCTGGCCGGATTTCATGTCCCCATCGGTGATTTCGAGGGACGCATTCTGGAGGACTACGCACGCTGGTTCGACCCGCGCACCTGCCGCGTCATCTGCACGGTCGTTCGCCGCCAGGGCCTGATCGTGGCGGCGGGAAATCCGCGAAAGATCTATGACGTGCGCGATCTCTCCCGTCCCGATGTCCGTTTCATCAATCGGCAGCGGGGATCGGGTACGCGCCTGCTTCTTGAATGTCTCCTCGCCCAGGCGGGTATCGACTCCGGGGCCATCCACGGTTTTGAGCATGGCGAATACACCCATGCTGCCGTCGCCGCTTACGTCGCCAGTGGCATGGCGGACGTGGGCCTCGGGGTTGAAACGCCCGCGCGACAATTCAAGCTGGACTTCATCCCGATTGCGAGCGAGCGTTATTTCCTTCTTTGCCACGCGGATGCATTGGATCAACCTCAGTTGAAGACCTTGCTCGACATCCTCCGCAGCCAGGACTTCCGGGATTCTGTCAATCGCCTCCCTGGCTACTCTTTTGCTGACTCCGGCGCCATCCAGACCTTGTCACAGGCATTTCCGGGGCGAAAGTTTTCTCAAAAACCGAAAACGAACAATCGATGA
- a CDS encoding formate dehydrogenase subunit gamma yields MIAPVRPPQIDSKATAKAVQALIERHRSQPGALLPLLHAVQDTLGHVPADAVPLIAAGLNLSRAEVHGVITYYHHFRSEPAGRHVVQICRAEACQACGADALIDAAERLLGCGLHKTRRDDAVTLEAVYCLGLCASSPALMVDGTPHARVTAATLARIVAQLEIQT; encoded by the coding sequence ATGATCGCACCAGTTCGACCCCCTCAGATCGATTCCAAGGCAACCGCCAAGGCGGTGCAAGCCTTGATCGAGCGGCACCGGAGCCAGCCTGGAGCCCTGCTGCCGCTCTTGCATGCCGTGCAGGACACGCTCGGCCATGTTCCTGCCGACGCGGTACCGCTGATCGCCGCGGGGCTGAATCTGTCGCGCGCCGAGGTGCATGGCGTGATCACCTATTACCACCATTTTCGCAGCGAGCCGGCTGGTCGGCACGTGGTGCAGATTTGTCGCGCCGAGGCCTGTCAGGCATGCGGCGCCGACGCGCTCATCGACGCGGCCGAACGCTTGCTGGGCTGTGGGCTGCACAAAACCCGCCGCGACGACGCCGTGACCCTGGAGGCGGTGTACTGCCTGGGTCTGTGCGCCTCATCGCCGGCGCTGATGGTGGACGGCACGCCGCATGCCCGCGTCACGGCCGCGACACTCGCGCGCATCGTCGCGCAACTGGAAATCCAAACATGA
- a CDS encoding cytochrome c5 family protein: MSEHPSQSSNESGELPFASTLRKTIIILLVGFATPVIVLLLIVHFISDETVPPAGSLSLSTAAVDQRVAAVGQVAVASSAKAASQANAASMSSAAPAPAASATATAAAASQPAGGAPAAAAVTVASADAGKTLYESTCIACHGAGIAGAPKFGDKDAWAPIIAQGVPVLYDRAIHGYTGKRGMMPPKGGSTASDADVKAAVDYMVAAAKS; the protein is encoded by the coding sequence ATGAGCGAACATCCATCCCAGTCTTCCAACGAAAGCGGCGAACTGCCATTCGCATCCACGCTGCGCAAGACCATCATCATTTTGCTGGTGGGTTTTGCCACGCCTGTCATTGTCTTGCTATTGATCGTGCATTTCATCTCGGACGAAACCGTGCCTCCGGCAGGATCCTTGTCCCTGTCGACGGCGGCTGTCGATCAGCGCGTTGCAGCTGTGGGACAAGTTGCCGTCGCTTCCAGCGCAAAAGCCGCTTCGCAGGCCAATGCAGCGTCCATGTCGAGCGCTGCGCCGGCCCCGGCGGCTTCGGCCACAGCGACTGCGGCGGCGGCCTCGCAACCCGCCGGCGGCGCCCCAGCGGCAGCGGCGGTCACCGTTGCCAGCGCCGATGCAGGCAAGACGTTGTATGAGTCGACCTGCATTGCCTGTCATGGTGCAGGCATTGCGGGTGCGCCGAAATTTGGCGACAAGGATGCCTGGGCGCCGATCATCGCGCAAGGCGTACCGGTGCTTTACGACCGCGCCATTCACGGCTACACCGGCAAGCGCGGCATGATGCCGCCCAAGGGTGGCAGCACCGCCAGCGATGCGGACGTGAAGGCCGCGGTGGACTACATGGTGGCGGCGGCGAAGTCATAG